One genomic region from Streptomyces sp. NBC_01431 encodes:
- a CDS encoding roadblock/LC7 domain-containing protein, whose protein sequence is MSQAAQNLNWLITNFVDNTPGVSHTVVVSADGLLLAMSEGFPRDRADQLAAVASGLTSLTAGASRIFEGGAVNQTVVEMERGFLFIMSVSDGSSLAVLSHPEADIGLVGYEMALLVDRAGSVLTPDLRAELQGSLLN, encoded by the coding sequence ATGAGCCAGGCGGCGCAGAATCTGAACTGGTTGATCACCAACTTCGTGGACAACACCCCCGGGGTGTCCCACACGGTGGTGGTCTCCGCCGACGGACTCCTGCTGGCGATGTCCGAAGGCTTCCCCCGGGACCGGGCCGATCAGCTGGCGGCCGTGGCCTCCGGTCTGACGTCCCTCACCGCGGGCGCCTCCCGGATCTTCGAGGGCGGTGCCGTCAACCAGACGGTGGTGGAGATGGAGCGCGGCTTCCTCTTCATCATGTCGGTCTCCGACGGTTCCTCCCTCGCCGTTCTCTCGCACCCGGAGGCCGACATCGGCCTGGTGGGCTACGAGATGGCCCTGCTCGTGGACCGCGCCGGGAGCGTACTGACTCCCGATCTGCGTGCGGAGCTTCAAGGAAGTCTCCTCAACTAG
- a CDS encoding DUF742 domain-containing protein, whose translation MTTPPGGHPYSGGQQSPGEHGQNRFNYPSAPGRQGQQRQGQYQSPYQQPQRQPSPYDQPPQPRIEPVQPRQKTQSSPAGGTHNPLVRPYAMTGGRTRPRYQLAIEALVHTTAEPARLQGQLPEHQRICHLCREIKSVAEISALLTIPLGVARILVADLAEAGLVAIHQPGGGDESAGGQPDVTLLERVLSGLRKL comes from the coding sequence GTGACAACACCCCCAGGCGGACACCCCTACAGTGGTGGACAGCAGTCTCCGGGTGAGCACGGCCAGAACCGCTTCAACTACCCCTCCGCGCCGGGCAGACAGGGTCAGCAGCGTCAGGGTCAGTACCAGTCGCCGTACCAGCAGCCGCAGCGCCAGCCGAGCCCGTACGACCAGCCGCCGCAGCCCCGGATCGAACCGGTGCAGCCGAGGCAGAAGACCCAGTCCTCACCGGCGGGCGGCACGCACAACCCCCTTGTGCGTCCGTACGCCATGACCGGCGGCCGCACCCGGCCGCGCTACCAGCTCGCCATCGAGGCGCTGGTGCACACCACGGCGGAACCGGCAAGGCTGCAAGGGCAGTTGCCCGAGCACCAGCGGATCTGCCACCTGTGCCGCGAGATCAAGTCGGTCGCTGAGATCTCGGCACTCCTCACCATTCCCCTCGGCGTTGCCCGGATCCTCGTCGCCGACCTGGCGGAGGCCGGACTTGTCGCCATCCACCAGCCCGGCGGCGGCGACGAGTCCGCCGGCGGACAGCCAGACGTGACACTGCTCGAAAGGGTGCTCAGTGGACTTCGCAAGCTCTAG
- a CDS encoding GTP-binding protein, with translation MDFASSSGGAARSTTSAKIVVAGGFGVGKTTFVGAVSEINPLRTEAVMTSASAGIDDLTHTGDKTTTTVAMDFGRITLDQDLILYLFGTPGQDRFWFMWDDLVRGAIGAVVLVDTRRLADCFPAVDYFENSGLPFVIALNGFDGHQPYTPDEVREALQIGPDTPILTTDARHRTDAKSALITLVEHALMARLR, from the coding sequence GTGGACTTCGCAAGCTCTAGCGGCGGTGCTGCCCGCTCCACTACTTCCGCGAAGATCGTGGTGGCGGGCGGTTTCGGCGTGGGCAAGACCACGTTCGTCGGCGCGGTCTCGGAGATCAACCCGCTGCGCACCGAGGCCGTCATGACGTCCGCGTCCGCGGGCATCGACGACCTCACGCACACGGGCGACAAGACGACCACCACGGTCGCGATGGACTTCGGCCGCATCACGCTCGACCAGGACCTGATCCTGTACCTCTTCGGTACGCCCGGCCAGGACCGCTTCTGGTTCATGTGGGACGACCTCGTACGCGGCGCCATCGGCGCCGTCGTCCTCGTCGACACCCGCCGCCTCGCCGACTGCTTCCCCGCCGTCGACTACTTCGAGAACAGCGGCCTGCCCTTCGTCATCGCACTCAACGGCTTCGACGGCCACCAGCCGTACACCCCCGACGAAGTCCGCGAAGCCCTCCAGATCGGACCCGACACCCCGATCCTCACGACGGACGCCCGCCACCGCACGGACGCCAAGAGCGCGCTCATCACGCTGGTCGAGCACGCCCTGATGGCCCGGCTGCGGTAG
- a CDS encoding alpha/beta fold hydrolase: MTEPTTGTLKVPGATLRYEVRGRGPVLLLIAGGGGDAGIFEPVADALADRYTVVTYDPRGHSRSPLDGPDVDQRVGEQADDACQLLAHVAPDGAPAYVFGSSSGAIVAVELLVRHPERLARVVAHEPVLVGLLPDAAEQHAFFDSVVATFHREGAGAAMAELGAGCGEERGEKPDLGALPPAMTETFRRLLGNTAFFLARILGQFSGYVPDLAQLDAQAGKLVPAAGWASDGLRLYRPAAHLAQRYGTELAEFPGGHVGVITHPAEFARKLAESLR; encoded by the coding sequence ATGACTGAACCGACGACTGGCACCCTGAAGGTCCCCGGTGCGACGCTGCGCTACGAGGTGCGCGGCAGGGGACCCGTGCTGCTCCTCATAGCGGGGGGCGGCGGGGACGCCGGGATCTTCGAGCCGGTGGCCGACGCGCTCGCCGACCGGTACACGGTGGTCACCTACGATCCGCGCGGCCACTCGCGCAGCCCGCTCGACGGACCGGACGTGGACCAGCGGGTGGGCGAACAGGCCGATGACGCCTGCCAGTTGCTCGCCCACGTGGCGCCGGACGGCGCGCCCGCGTACGTCTTCGGCAGCAGTTCGGGCGCGATCGTCGCGGTGGAGCTGCTGGTCCGGCACCCCGAACGGCTGGCGCGGGTGGTCGCGCACGAGCCGGTGCTCGTGGGGCTGCTGCCCGACGCGGCCGAGCAGCACGCGTTCTTCGACTCCGTGGTCGCCACCTTCCACCGCGAGGGCGCCGGCGCGGCCATGGCGGAGCTGGGCGCGGGATGCGGTGAGGAGCGCGGCGAGAAGCCCGACCTAGGCGCGCTGCCGCCGGCCATGACCGAGACGTTCCGGCGGTTGCTCGGCAACACCGCGTTCTTCCTGGCCCGGATTCTCGGCCAGTTCAGCGGATATGTGCCGGATCTGGCCCAACTCGACGCACAGGCAGGCAAGTTGGTCCCGGCCGCGGGCTGGGCCTCGGACGGGCTGCGCCTGTACCGCCCGGCCGCCCACCTCGCCCAGCGCTACGGCACCGAGCTCGCGGAATTCCCCGGCGGCCACGTCGGCGTCATCACCCACCCCGCCGAATTCGCCCGGAAACTGGCCGAGTCGCTGCGCTGA
- a CDS encoding TetR/AcrR family transcriptional regulator produces MVRAGLSPERLTVAAAELADEVGFDSITVSALARRFGVKDASLYSHVKNLRELRQRVALHTAGEFIDAIGAAVAGRAGRDALIAFADAYRAYALAHPGRYAATQHPVDPELLAGSTVMARTVDTTYGMLRAYGLAEPDLTDAVRLLRSTFHGYISLEAAGGFGHPRDVQKSWERGVEALHVLLEHWPENGESDD; encoded by the coding sequence ATGGTGCGAGCGGGGCTGAGTCCCGAGCGGCTCACCGTGGCGGCGGCCGAGCTGGCGGACGAGGTGGGGTTCGACAGCATCACCGTGTCCGCGCTCGCGCGGCGCTTCGGCGTCAAGGACGCGAGCCTGTACTCGCACGTCAAGAACCTGCGCGAGCTGCGCCAGCGGGTCGCGCTGCACACCGCGGGCGAGTTCATCGACGCCATCGGCGCGGCCGTCGCGGGCCGCGCGGGACGGGACGCCCTGATCGCCTTCGCGGACGCCTACCGTGCCTACGCGCTGGCCCACCCCGGCCGGTACGCGGCCACCCAGCACCCGGTCGACCCGGAGCTGCTCGCCGGCTCGACCGTCATGGCGCGCACCGTGGACACGACGTACGGGATGCTCCGCGCCTACGGCCTCGCCGAGCCCGACCTGACCGACGCCGTACGCCTGCTGCGCAGCACCTTCCACGGCTACATCAGCCTCGAAGCGGCGGGCGGATTCGGTCACCCCCGCGATGTGCAGAAGTCGTGGGAGCGCGGCGTCGAGGCCCTGCACGTCCTCCTGGAGCACTGGCCCGAGAACGGGGAGAGCGATGACTGA
- a CDS encoding acyl-CoA carboxylase subunit epsilon has product MNSPTPSESLLRVEKGDAAPEELAAITAVLLARAAAQSDAPAPKRGRSTAGWRRLERSPGFRAPHSWQG; this is encoded by the coding sequence TTGAACAGCCCGACGCCTTCCGAATCCCTGCTCCGCGTGGAGAAGGGCGACGCCGCCCCCGAGGAGCTGGCCGCGATCACCGCGGTGCTGCTCGCCCGCGCCGCCGCCCAGTCCGACGCCCCCGCACCCAAGCGCGGTCGCTCCACCGCGGGCTGGCGCCGTCTGGAGCGCAGCCCCGGCTTCCGTGCCCCGCACTCCTGGCAGGGCTGA
- a CDS encoding acyl-CoA carboxylase subunit beta — translation MTVVDETPGEPSDTRGRVAELHALREEARRGPSDRATEAQHAKGKLTARERIDLLLDAESFREVEQLRRHRATGFGLEAKKPYTDGVITGWGTVEGRTVFVYAHDFRIFGGALGEAHATKIHKIMDMAIAAGAPLVSLNDGAGARIQEGVSALAGYGGIFQRNTRASGVIPQISVMLGPCAGGAAYSPALTDFVFMVRETSQMFITGPDVVRAVTGEEITQNGLGGADVHAETSGVAHFAYDDEETCLAEVRYLISMLPSNNRENPPVHPGDDPADRRSEVLLDLVPADGNRPYDMHKVIEELVDDGDFLEVHERWARNIICALARLDGQVVGIVANQPQSLAGVLDIEASEKAARFVQMCDAFNIPIITLLDVPGFLPGVSQEHGGIIRHGAKLLYAYCNATVPRISLILRKAYGGAYIVMDSQSIGADLTYAWPTNEIAVMGAEGAANVIFRRQIADADDSEAMRARMVKEYKAELMHPYYAAERGLVDDVIDPTETRKVLIDSLAMLRNKHADLPSRKHGNPPQ, via the coding sequence ATGACCGTTGTGGACGAGACCCCGGGCGAGCCGAGCGACACGCGTGGACGCGTAGCCGAGCTGCACGCCCTGCGCGAGGAAGCCCGGCGCGGGCCGAGCGACCGTGCGACCGAGGCCCAGCACGCCAAGGGCAAGCTGACCGCGCGCGAGCGCATCGACCTGCTCCTGGACGCGGAGTCGTTCCGTGAGGTGGAGCAGCTGCGCCGGCACCGGGCGACGGGTTTCGGTCTGGAGGCGAAGAAGCCGTACACGGACGGTGTGATCACCGGCTGGGGCACGGTGGAGGGCCGTACGGTCTTCGTGTACGCCCACGACTTCCGGATCTTCGGCGGCGCCCTGGGCGAGGCCCACGCCACGAAGATCCACAAGATCATGGACATGGCCATCGCGGCCGGTGCCCCGCTGGTCTCGCTGAACGACGGCGCGGGCGCCCGCATCCAGGAGGGCGTCTCCGCGCTCGCCGGGTACGGCGGCATCTTCCAGCGCAACACCCGAGCCTCGGGCGTGATCCCCCAGATCAGCGTCATGCTCGGCCCGTGCGCGGGCGGCGCGGCCTACAGCCCCGCCCTCACGGACTTCGTCTTCATGGTCCGCGAGACCTCGCAGATGTTCATCACCGGCCCGGACGTCGTACGTGCGGTGACCGGTGAGGAGATCACCCAGAACGGGCTCGGCGGCGCCGACGTCCACGCCGAGACCTCCGGTGTCGCGCACTTCGCGTACGACGACGAGGAGACCTGCCTGGCCGAGGTCCGCTACCTGATCTCGATGCTGCCGTCGAACAACCGGGAGAACCCGCCGGTCCACCCCGGCGACGACCCGGCCGACCGCCGCTCCGAGGTGCTGCTCGACCTGGTGCCGGCGGACGGCAACCGCCCGTACGACATGCACAAGGTGATCGAGGAGCTCGTCGACGACGGCGATTTCCTGGAGGTCCACGAGCGCTGGGCGCGGAACATCATCTGCGCGCTGGCCCGTCTGGACGGCCAGGTCGTGGGCATAGTGGCCAACCAGCCGCAGTCCCTGGCCGGTGTCCTGGACATCGAGGCCAGCGAGAAGGCCGCCCGCTTCGTCCAGATGTGCGACGCGTTCAACATCCCGATCATCACGCTCCTGGACGTGCCGGGCTTCCTGCCGGGCGTCTCCCAGGAGCACGGCGGCATCATCCGCCACGGAGCGAAGCTGCTGTACGCGTACTGCAACGCGACGGTGCCGCGGATCTCGCTCATCCTGCGCAAGGCCTACGGCGGCGCGTACATCGTCATGGACTCCCAGTCCATCGGCGCCGACCTCACTTACGCCTGGCCGACCAACGAGATCGCCGTGATGGGCGCCGAGGGCGCCGCCAACGTCATCTTCCGCCGGCAGATCGCGGACGCCGACGACTCCGAGGCGATGCGGGCGCGCATGGTCAAGGAGTACAAGGCCGAGCTGATGCACCCCTACTACGCGGCCGAGCGCGGTCTGGTCGACGACGTCATCGACCCCACCGAGACCCGCAAGGTCCTCATCGACTCCCTCGCGATGCTCCGCAACAAGCACGCCGACCTGCCGTCCCGCAAGCACGGCAACCCCCCTCAGTAG
- a CDS encoding polysaccharide lyase 8 family protein, which produces MPSAQGRSRRTFLAASTTGAAVALGLTLPAAATAQLPAPTDEFDILRLKWRDLTLGTGFEATAEPYATKLAALGTSARTALATMRPATGSLWPDQPLKVPATGSANMSGSYGRLSTMAQAWAQPGTGSTGDPALIAAVGTGLDHLYTEIYNENTKAFGNWWDWQIGSSRLLLDTAVIAHDTLTTEQIGHYTAAIDHFVPDSAVASYSGTSTGANRTDLCRVLATRGVLGRSAAKIALARDALSPVFPYVTAGDGLYADGSFVQHTWIAYTGSYGEVQIDGLARLFALLAGSTWAVTDPNRQIILDSVERSYAPLIHDGLMMDCVNGRAVSRQTTDDQLMGRTIMAHIAMLALGASPAERDRWRALIKGWTDRAQTVPVLADQRLSVANLALLKAAVEAAPTAAPAPAGPRLFPAMDRAVHRGTRFAASLSMASERIAYYENGNGENLRGWHTGSGMLAWWGDGFAGDQYSDGFWPTADPYRMPATTVSRKPLADGEGGAWGAARPAVKWVGGASDGTYAAVGQHLKGLSSTLTARKSWFFVGDEIVCLGAGITARDGVPVESVVEHRNLGASGTNDFTVDGRGIPATPGRHDTFPRAHWAHLASHGGYVFPGGGAVRALREQRTGTWKAINTGGTADPVTRRYLTLWFDHGTDPTDASYAYVLLPGARQQETAARAADRDRVRVIANSASAQAISAPRLGLLAANFWTPGAAGGLAVDGPASVLVRTARRTATLSLAAPERTGAPIELTWDRPVRSVASRDPRVEVLTTGRSLRLRITPDTFCGTVRTDVVLG; this is translated from the coding sequence ATGCCATCCGCCCAGGGCCGTTCACGGCGTACCTTCCTCGCCGCGTCCACCACCGGCGCCGCCGTCGCGCTCGGTCTGACGCTCCCCGCCGCCGCAACCGCTCAACTGCCCGCGCCGACCGACGAGTTCGACATCCTCCGGCTGAAGTGGCGTGACCTCACGCTCGGGACCGGCTTCGAGGCGACCGCCGAGCCGTACGCCACCAAGCTGGCGGCGCTGGGCACTTCGGCCCGCACCGCGCTCGCCACCATGCGCCCGGCCACCGGCTCGCTCTGGCCCGACCAGCCGTTGAAGGTCCCCGCCACCGGCTCCGCCAATATGAGCGGCAGCTACGGTCGGCTCAGCACCATGGCGCAGGCCTGGGCGCAGCCCGGCACCGGATCCACCGGCGACCCCGCGCTGATCGCCGCCGTCGGCACGGGCCTCGACCACCTCTACACCGAGATCTACAACGAGAACACCAAGGCCTTCGGCAACTGGTGGGACTGGCAGATCGGCAGCTCCCGACTGCTCCTCGACACCGCCGTCATCGCCCACGACACCCTCACCACCGAGCAGATCGGCCACTACACCGCCGCCATCGACCACTTCGTGCCGGACAGCGCGGTCGCGAGCTACAGCGGCACCTCCACCGGAGCCAACCGCACCGACCTGTGCCGGGTGCTCGCCACCCGCGGCGTGCTCGGCAGGAGCGCCGCCAAGATCGCGCTGGCCCGCGACGCCCTGTCGCCCGTCTTCCCGTACGTCACCGCGGGCGACGGGCTGTACGCCGACGGGTCGTTCGTGCAGCACACCTGGATCGCCTACACGGGTTCCTACGGCGAGGTCCAGATCGACGGGCTGGCCCGGCTCTTCGCGCTGCTCGCCGGCTCCACCTGGGCCGTCACCGACCCCAACCGGCAGATCATCCTCGACTCCGTGGAGCGCAGCTACGCGCCCCTCATCCACGACGGTCTGATGATGGACTGCGTCAACGGCCGCGCCGTCTCCCGGCAGACCACCGACGACCAGCTCATGGGACGCACGATCATGGCCCACATCGCGATGCTGGCCCTCGGTGCCTCGCCCGCCGAGCGCGACCGCTGGCGCGCGCTGATCAAGGGCTGGACCGACCGCGCCCAGACCGTGCCGGTCCTCGCCGACCAGCGGCTCTCCGTCGCCAACCTCGCCCTCCTGAAGGCCGCGGTGGAGGCCGCGCCCACCGCGGCCCCCGCCCCCGCCGGCCCCCGCCTGTTCCCCGCGATGGACCGCGCCGTACACCGGGGCACCCGCTTCGCGGCTTCGCTGAGCATGGCGTCGGAGCGGATCGCGTACTACGAGAACGGCAACGGCGAGAACCTGCGCGGCTGGCACACCGGCTCCGGGATGCTCGCCTGGTGGGGCGACGGCTTCGCGGGCGACCAGTACAGCGACGGGTTCTGGCCCACCGCCGACCCGTACCGCATGCCCGCCACCACGGTCTCGCGCAAGCCGCTGGCCGACGGCGAGGGCGGTGCGTGGGGTGCGGCCCGACCCGCCGTGAAGTGGGTGGGCGGCGCGAGTGACGGTACGTACGCGGCCGTCGGCCAGCACCTCAAGGGGCTCTCCTCCACGCTCACCGCCCGCAAGTCGTGGTTCTTCGTGGGCGACGAGATCGTCTGTCTCGGCGCCGGGATCACGGCGCGCGACGGCGTACCCGTCGAGTCGGTCGTCGAGCACCGCAACCTCGGCGCGAGCGGCACCAACGACTTCACCGTCGACGGCCGCGGCATCCCGGCCACCCCCGGCCGCCACGACACCTTCCCGCGGGCCCACTGGGCGCACCTCGCGAGCCACGGCGGCTACGTCTTCCCCGGCGGTGGCGCGGTGCGGGCGCTGCGCGAGCAGCGCACCGGCACCTGGAAGGCCATCAACACCGGCGGCACCGCCGATCCGGTCACCCGCCGCTACCTCACGCTCTGGTTCGACCACGGCACCGACCCCACCGACGCCTCGTACGCGTACGTCCTGCTGCCCGGCGCCCGGCAGCAGGAGACCGCCGCCCGCGCCGCCGACCGCGACCGGGTCCGCGTCATCGCCAACTCGGCGTCCGCACAAGCCATTTCGGCCCCCCGGCTCGGTCTGCTCGCCGCGAACTTCTGGACGCCGGGTGCGGCAGGTGGGCTCGCGGTCGACGGCCCCGCGAGCGTCCTGGTCCGCACCGCGCGGCGCACGGCCACCCTGTCGCTCGCCGCGCCCGAGCGCACCGGGGCGCCCATCGAGCTCACCTGGGACCGGCCGGTACGCTCGGTGGCGTCGCGCGACCCGCGGGTCGAGGTGCTCACCACCGGCCGCTCCCTGCGCCTGCGCATCACGCCGGACACCTTCTGCGGCACGGTGCGCACCGACGTCGTGCTCGGCTGA